In Burkholderia savannae, one genomic interval encodes:
- the lptC gene encoding LPS export ABC transporter periplasmic protein LptC, translated as MDGKFRLTSMIPLVAMAALAGGTYWLLQATLPPPGEAVVRPKSHTPDYFADNFSVTELDQTGSTQYRLAAAGLVHYEDDETSDLTQPALRAFQPGKPTVTATAKRGVVNGDVSIVDLYDEARIVRAAGAGDPPMQADSEHFRVLVNDDVIETEKPVKLQRGLSIANAAAGMKYNNVTRVIELYGNVRGTIASSDASGGAPGQPK; from the coding sequence ATGGACGGCAAATTCCGGCTGACTTCGATGATCCCGCTCGTCGCGATGGCGGCGCTCGCGGGCGGCACGTACTGGCTGCTGCAGGCGACGCTGCCGCCGCCCGGCGAGGCGGTCGTGCGGCCGAAATCGCACACGCCCGACTATTTCGCGGACAATTTCTCCGTCACCGAGCTCGACCAGACGGGCTCGACCCAGTACCGGCTGGCGGCGGCGGGCCTCGTCCACTACGAAGACGACGAGACGAGCGACCTGACTCAGCCCGCGCTGCGCGCGTTCCAGCCCGGCAAGCCGACCGTGACCGCGACCGCCAAGCGCGGCGTCGTCAACGGCGACGTGTCGATCGTCGATTTGTATGACGAAGCGCGGATCGTACGCGCGGCGGGCGCGGGCGACCCGCCGATGCAGGCGGATTCCGAGCATTTCCGGGTGTTGGTCAACGACGATGTGATCGAGACCGAAAAGCCGGTTAAACTTCAGCGCGGCCTGTCGATCGCGAACGCCGCCGCCGGGATGAAGTACAACAACGTCACCCGAGTCATCGAACTCTACGGCAACGTGCGCGGCACGATCGCCTCTTCCGACGCGTCCGGCGGCGCTCCAGGCCAACCCAAGTAA
- the lptA gene encoding lipopolysaccharide transport periplasmic protein LptA: MNESFPCLFQSGARRVVRAVLAAALVAAPLAGVAPAAHAEKADRDKPINVEADNLTYDDLKQVTVATGNVVITKGTILIKGDRVEVRQDAQGYQYATATASGKKHASFRQKREGLDEYIDGDAERIDYDGKQDLTTLTTNATVRRLQGLSTVADTVHGSVITYDGQRDFYTARGGKDVVAPGNPGGRVRAMLTPKNSGPAPLSGGPAQLSPSNSLQGAPNP; the protein is encoded by the coding sequence ATGAACGAATCGTTCCCTTGTTTATTCCAGAGCGGCGCACGCCGCGTCGTCCGCGCGGTGCTCGCGGCGGCGCTCGTCGCGGCGCCGCTCGCGGGCGTCGCGCCCGCAGCCCATGCCGAAAAGGCCGACCGCGACAAGCCGATCAACGTCGAAGCGGACAACCTGACCTATGACGACCTGAAGCAGGTCACGGTCGCGACGGGCAACGTCGTCATCACGAAGGGCACGATCCTGATCAAGGGCGACCGCGTCGAGGTGCGCCAGGACGCGCAGGGCTACCAGTACGCGACCGCGACGGCCTCCGGCAAGAAGCACGCATCGTTTCGCCAGAAGCGCGAAGGCCTCGACGAATACATCGACGGCGACGCCGAGCGAATCGACTACGACGGCAAGCAGGATCTGACCACGCTGACGACGAACGCGACCGTGCGCCGCCTGCAAGGCCTGTCCACCGTCGCCGACACGGTTCACGGCAGCGTGATCACCTACGACGGCCAGCGCGACTTCTACACCGCGCGCGGCGGCAAGGACGTCGTCGCGCCGGGCAACCCGGGCGGGCGCGTGCGCGCGATGCTGACGCCGAAGAACAGCGGCCCGGCGCCGCTGTCCGGCGGCCCCGCGCAGCTCTCGCCGTCGAACAGCCTGCAGGGAGCACCGAACCCGTGA
- the lptB gene encoding LPS export ABC transporter ATP-binding protein: MNALPNRQPAGTSSSLVVRNLKKRYGSRTVVKDVSLDVKSGEVVGLLGPNGAGKTTSFYMIVGLVPLDAGDISLNGSPISLMPIHKRASLGLSYLPQEASVFRKLTVEQNIRAVLELQHGDNGKRLSKDEIGARAEALLEELQIAHLRDNPALSLSGGERRRVEIARALASNPSFILLDEPFAGVDPIAVLEIQKIVKFLKQRNIGVLITDHNVRETLGICDHAYIISDGSVLASGAPKEIIENESVRRVYLGEHFRM, encoded by the coding sequence GTGAACGCGCTCCCCAATCGCCAGCCGGCCGGCACGTCGAGCTCGCTCGTCGTGCGCAACCTGAAGAAGCGCTACGGCTCGCGCACCGTCGTCAAGGACGTATCGCTCGACGTGAAGAGCGGCGAAGTCGTCGGCCTGCTCGGCCCGAACGGCGCCGGCAAGACGACGTCGTTCTACATGATCGTCGGCCTCGTGCCGCTCGACGCGGGCGACATCTCGCTGAACGGCAGCCCGATCAGCCTGATGCCGATCCACAAGCGCGCGTCGCTCGGCCTGTCGTACCTGCCGCAGGAAGCGTCGGTGTTCCGCAAGCTGACCGTCGAGCAGAACATCCGCGCGGTGCTCGAACTGCAGCACGGCGACAACGGCAAGCGGCTGTCCAAGGACGAGATCGGCGCGCGCGCGGAGGCGCTCCTCGAAGAGCTGCAGATCGCGCACCTGCGCGACAATCCGGCGCTGTCGCTGTCGGGCGGCGAGCGCCGCCGCGTCGAGATCGCGCGCGCGCTCGCGAGCAACCCGAGCTTCATTCTGCTCGACGAGCCGTTCGCGGGCGTCGATCCGATCGCGGTGCTCGAAATCCAGAAGATCGTGAAGTTCCTGAAGCAGCGCAATATCGGCGTGCTGATCACCGATCACAACGTGCGCGAGACGCTCGGCATCTGCGATCACGCGTACATCATCAGCGACGGCTCGGTGCTCGCGTCCGGCGCTCCGAAGGAAATCATCGAAAACGAAAGCGTGCGGCGCGTCTACCTCGGCGAGCACTTCCGCATGTGA
- a CDS encoding RNA polymerase factor sigma-54 translates to MKASLQLRLSQHLALTPQLQQSIRLLQLSTLELQQEVATAIAQNPLLENDDDWIASPLRVAADGSVIAQTPASPAPEPMQGASNGTSATNERTERDEPAGVDEYDSYSADSGDANQWNLDDFGRSPAASDDDDLPPMQIHETSTSLRDHLMAQLRVTQASPRDRALVTFLIESLDDDGYLAAPLDEVLSDLPAELEVDVDELSAALALLHSFDPAGVGARSASECLKLQLLRLDPSPTRALALDIVSQHLELLAARDFTRLRKQLKATDDELRDAHALIRSLEPFPGAAYGKAEADYVVPDIIVKKTGQNWQAELNPEVVPRLRINHLYANILRNSRGDPSTGSLKQQLQEARWLIKNIQQRFETILRVAQAIVERQKNFFAHGEIAMRPLVLREIADTLGLHESTVSRVTTGKYMLTPFGTLEFKYFFGSHVSTDTGGAASSTAIRALIKQLIGAEDPKSPLSDSRIAELLAEQGFVVARRTVAKYREALKIPAVNLRKSL, encoded by the coding sequence ATGAAAGCCAGCCTCCAACTCCGCCTGTCGCAGCATCTCGCGCTCACGCCCCAGCTTCAACAGTCGATCCGGCTGCTGCAGCTATCGACGCTCGAACTGCAACAGGAAGTCGCGACGGCGATCGCGCAGAACCCGCTGCTCGAAAACGACGACGACTGGATCGCGAGCCCGCTGCGCGTCGCGGCCGACGGCTCGGTGATCGCGCAGACGCCCGCGTCGCCCGCACCCGAGCCGATGCAGGGCGCGTCGAACGGCACGAGTGCGACGAATGAGCGCACCGAGCGCGACGAGCCCGCCGGCGTCGACGAATACGACAGCTATTCGGCCGACAGCGGCGACGCGAACCAATGGAACCTCGACGACTTCGGCCGCTCGCCCGCCGCCTCCGACGACGACGATCTGCCGCCGATGCAGATCCACGAAACGTCGACCTCGCTGCGCGACCATCTGATGGCGCAACTGCGCGTCACGCAGGCGAGCCCGCGCGATCGCGCGCTCGTCACGTTCCTGATCGAATCGCTCGACGACGACGGCTATCTGGCGGCGCCGCTCGATGAAGTGCTTTCCGATCTGCCGGCGGAGCTCGAAGTCGACGTCGACGAACTGAGCGCGGCGCTCGCGCTCCTGCACAGCTTCGATCCGGCCGGCGTCGGCGCGCGCTCCGCATCCGAGTGCCTGAAGCTGCAGCTGCTGCGCCTCGATCCGTCCCCTACGCGCGCGCTCGCGCTCGATATCGTGTCGCAGCATCTCGAGCTGCTCGCCGCGCGCGATTTCACGCGCTTGCGCAAGCAACTGAAAGCGACCGACGACGAACTGCGCGACGCGCACGCGCTGATCCGCTCGCTCGAGCCGTTCCCCGGCGCGGCGTACGGCAAGGCCGAAGCGGACTACGTGGTGCCCGACATCATCGTGAAGAAGACGGGCCAGAACTGGCAGGCGGAACTCAATCCGGAAGTCGTGCCGCGGCTGCGGATCAACCACCTGTACGCGAACATCCTGCGCAACAGCCGCGGCGATCCGAGCACGGGCTCGCTCAAGCAGCAACTGCAGGAAGCGCGCTGGCTGATCAAGAACATTCAGCAGCGATTCGAGACGATCCTGCGCGTCGCGCAGGCGATTGTCGAACGTCAGAAGAATTTCTTCGCGCACGGCGAAATTGCGATGCGCCCCTTGGTTTTGCGGGAAATAGCTGATACGCTGGGCCTACACGAATCGACTGTCTCCCGTGTGACAACCGGCAAGTACATGCTGACCCCGTTCGGCACACTTGAATTTAAGTACTTCTTCGGATCGCACGTTTCGACAGACACCGGAGGTGCCGCGTCGTCGACGGCCATCCGCGCCCTCATCAAACAACTGATAGGAGCCGAAGACCCCAAATCCCCTCTTTCGGATAGTCGTATAGCCGAGCTGCTAGCGGAACAAGGGTTCGTGGTCGCGCGCCGCACGGTTGCCAAATATCGCGAAGCCCTCAAGATCCCGGCGGTGAATCTGCGCAAGTCTTTGTAG
- the hpf gene encoding ribosome hibernation-promoting factor, HPF/YfiA family — MNLKISGHHLEVTPAIREYVITKLDRVLRHSDQVIDGAVILTVDNHKEKDKRQKAEITLHLKGKDIFVESANGDMYAAIDLLIDKLDRQVVKHMERLQTHAHEPIKHQAVEQIELPPQ, encoded by the coding sequence ATGAACCTGAAGATCAGTGGACACCATCTCGAAGTCACGCCTGCTATCCGCGAATACGTGATCACCAAGCTCGATAGGGTGCTACGGCATAGCGATCAGGTCATTGATGGCGCTGTGATCCTCACGGTCGACAACCACAAGGAGAAGGACAAGCGGCAAAAGGCGGAAATCACGCTGCATCTGAAGGGAAAGGATATCTTCGTCGAAAGCGCGAACGGCGACATGTACGCGGCGATCGATCTGCTGATCGACAAGCTCGACCGCCAGGTCGTCAAGCACATGGAGCGCCTGCAGACGCACGCGCACGAGCCGATCAAGCATCAGGCCGTCGAACAGATCGAACTTCCGCCGCAATGA
- the ptsN gene encoding PTS IIA-like nitrogen regulatory protein PtsN, whose amino-acid sequence MENQSAARRPQAAPMPANMNRLAKILPLENVVVGLSVTSKKRVFEQAGLIFENQNGIARSTVTDNLFARERLGSTGLGEGVAIPHGRIKGLKHPLAAFVRLAEPIPFEAPDGQPVSLLIFLLVPEQATQAHLEILSEIAQLLSDRDTRERLHTEPDRDELHQLLTQWQP is encoded by the coding sequence ATGGAAAATCAGTCCGCCGCGAGGAGACCCCAGGCCGCCCCTATGCCTGCCAACATGAATCGCCTAGCCAAAATCCTGCCTTTGGAGAACGTCGTCGTCGGCCTCTCCGTCACCAGCAAGAAACGCGTCTTCGAACAAGCCGGGCTGATCTTCGAGAATCAGAACGGCATCGCCCGCAGCACCGTCACCGACAATCTGTTCGCGCGCGAGCGGCTCGGCTCGACGGGCCTCGGCGAAGGCGTCGCCATTCCGCATGGCCGGATCAAGGGGCTCAAGCACCCGCTCGCCGCGTTCGTGCGGCTTGCCGAGCCGATCCCGTTCGAGGCGCCGGACGGCCAGCCCGTGTCGCTCTTGATCTTCCTGCTCGTGCCCGAGCAGGCGACGCAGGCGCATCTCGAAATCCTCTCCGAAATTGCCCAACTGCTGTCCGACCGCGACACTCGCGAGCGTCTGCACACCGAACCGGATCGCGACGAGTTGCATCAACTCCTGACTCAGTGGCAACCTTAA
- the hprK gene encoding HPr(Ser) kinase/phosphatase: protein MDTSSINAQSIFDDNAAMLKLSWLTGHEGWERGFSADTVANATSSADLVGHLNLIHPNRIQVLGEAEIDYYQRQTDEDRSRHMAELIALEPPFLVVAGGAAAPPELVLRCTRSSTPLFTTPMSAAAVIDSLRLYMSRILAPRATLHGVFLDILGMGVLLTGDSGLGKSELGLELISRGHGLVADDAVDFVRLGPDFVEGRCPPLLQNLLEVRGLGLLDIKTIFGETAVRRKMKLKLIVQLVRRPDGEFQRLPLESQTVDVLGLPISKVTIQVAAGRNLAVLVEAAVRNTILQLRGIDTLRDFMDRQRLAMQDPDSQFPGKLV, encoded by the coding sequence ATGGATACGTCCAGCATCAACGCCCAGAGCATCTTCGACGACAACGCAGCCATGCTGAAGCTCAGCTGGCTGACGGGGCATGAAGGCTGGGAACGCGGGTTTTCCGCCGATACGGTCGCGAACGCGACGTCGAGCGCCGACCTCGTCGGCCACCTGAACCTGATCCACCCGAACCGGATTCAGGTGCTCGGCGAAGCCGAAATCGACTACTACCAGCGCCAGACCGACGAAGACCGCTCGCGCCACATGGCCGAGCTGATCGCCCTCGAGCCGCCGTTCCTCGTCGTCGCCGGCGGCGCCGCCGCGCCGCCCGAGCTCGTCCTGCGCTGCACGCGCTCGTCGACGCCGCTCTTCACGACGCCGATGTCGGCCGCCGCGGTAATCGACAGCCTGCGCCTCTACATGTCGCGCATCCTCGCGCCGCGCGCGACGCTGCACGGCGTGTTCCTCGACATCCTCGGAATGGGCGTGCTGCTGACGGGCGATTCGGGCCTCGGCAAGAGCGAGCTCGGCCTCGAGCTGATCAGCCGCGGCCACGGGCTCGTCGCCGACGACGCGGTCGACTTCGTCCGACTTGGCCCCGATTTCGTCGAAGGGCGCTGCCCGCCGCTGCTGCAAAACCTGCTCGAAGTGCGCGGCCTCGGCCTCCTCGACATCAAGACGATCTTCGGCGAAACGGCCGTGCGCCGGAAGATGAAGCTCAAGCTGATCGTGCAACTCGTGCGCCGGCCGGACGGCGAGTTCCAGCGGCTGCCGCTCGAAAGCCAGACGGTCGACGTGCTGGGGCTGCCGATCAGCAAGGTGACGATCCAGGTGGCGGCGGGCCGCAACCTCGCGGTGCTCGTCGAGGCGGCGGTGCGCAACACGATCTTGCAGCTGCGCGGCATCGACACGCTGCGCGACTTCATGGACCGCCAGCGCCTCGCGATGCAGGACCCGGACAGCCAGTTTCCCGGCAAGCTCGTGTAA
- the rapZ gene encoding RNase adapter RapZ, producing MRIVLITGISGSGKSVALNALEDAGYYCVDNLPPHVLPELARYLANEGQNRLAVAIDARSSASLDEMPGLIRALSREHDVRVLFLNASTQALIQRFSETRRRHPLSGSPSHDADVGLLVSLEEAIERERDLVAPLAEFGHQIDTSNLRANVLRTWVKRFIEQKNDDLVLMFESFGFKRGVPLDADFMFDVRALPNPYYDHELRPLTGVDQPVVAFLDALPVVHQMLDDIESFLVKWLPHFREDNRSYLTVAIGCTGGQHRSVFLAETLAARLSRQANVIVRHRDAPVAVDASSRLVT from the coding sequence ATGCGCATTGTCCTCATCACCGGCATCTCCGGCTCCGGCAAGTCCGTCGCGCTGAACGCGCTGGAGGACGCGGGCTACTATTGCGTCGACAATCTGCCGCCGCACGTGCTGCCCGAGCTCGCCCGCTACCTCGCCAACGAAGGCCAGAACCGGCTCGCCGTCGCGATCGACGCGCGCTCGAGCGCATCGCTCGACGAAATGCCCGGCCTCATCCGCGCGTTGTCGCGCGAGCACGACGTGCGCGTGCTGTTCCTGAACGCGAGCACGCAGGCGCTGATCCAGCGCTTCTCCGAGACGCGCCGCCGCCATCCGCTGTCGGGCTCGCCGTCGCACGACGCGGACGTGGGCCTCCTCGTATCGCTCGAAGAGGCGATCGAGCGCGAACGCGATCTCGTTGCGCCGCTCGCCGAATTCGGCCACCAGATCGACACGAGCAATCTGCGCGCGAACGTGCTGCGCACGTGGGTCAAGCGCTTCATCGAGCAGAAGAACGACGATCTCGTGCTGATGTTCGAATCGTTCGGCTTCAAGCGCGGCGTGCCGCTCGACGCCGATTTCATGTTCGACGTGCGCGCGCTGCCGAACCCGTACTATGACCACGAGCTGCGCCCGCTCACCGGGGTCGACCAGCCTGTCGTCGCGTTTCTCGACGCATTGCCTGTCGTCCATCAAATGCTGGACGACATCGAGTCGTTTCTCGTCAAGTGGCTGCCGCATTTCCGCGAGGATAATCGCAGCTACCTGACGGTCGCGATCGGCTGCACGGGCGGCCAGCATCGGTCGGTGTTCCTCGCGGAGACGCTCGCCGCGCGTCTTTCGAGGCAGGCCAACGTGATCGTGCGGCATCGTGACGCGCCCGTCGCCGTGGACGCGTCGTCGCGGCTCGTCACCTAG
- a CDS encoding LON peptidase substrate-binding domain-containing protein has product MSSLSTTLIDLPLFPLHTVLFPGGQLPLKVFEARYLDMARACMRDEAPFGVCLLKSGPEVAQEGEVSVPETIGCMARIVECDTGEFGMLFLRTIGTQRFELLSHRVEANGLLVGIAEPMQDDIPLEGDEALAQFGACAEALERIVDVLRKSDAELPFVEPFRFGDPTWVSNRLAEVLPLDLRARQKLMEFPDVGARIDAVHRELNRHGWL; this is encoded by the coding sequence ATGTCCTCTCTGTCGACCACCCTCATCGATTTGCCGCTGTTTCCACTGCATACGGTGTTGTTTCCGGGCGGACAGTTGCCCCTGAAAGTCTTCGAGGCGCGTTATCTGGACATGGCGCGCGCGTGCATGCGCGACGAGGCGCCATTCGGCGTGTGCCTGCTGAAGAGCGGCCCCGAAGTCGCTCAGGAAGGCGAAGTATCGGTGCCCGAGACGATCGGCTGCATGGCGCGCATCGTCGAATGCGACACCGGCGAATTCGGCATGCTGTTCCTGCGCACGATCGGCACGCAGCGCTTCGAGCTGCTGTCGCATCGGGTCGAGGCGAACGGCCTCCTCGTGGGCATCGCCGAGCCGATGCAGGACGACATCCCGCTCGAAGGCGACGAAGCGCTCGCGCAATTCGGCGCATGCGCGGAAGCGCTCGAGCGGATCGTCGACGTCCTGCGCAAATCCGACGCCGAATTGCCGTTCGTCGAGCCGTTTCGCTTCGGCGATCCGACGTGGGTGTCGAACCGGCTCGCGGAAGTGCTGCCGCTCGATCTGCGCGCGCGGCAGAAGCTGATGGAGTTTCCCGACGTCGGCGCGCGAATCGACGCGGTTCATCGCGAACTGAATCGTCACGGCTGGCTGTAG
- the mutY gene encoding A/G-specific adenine glycosylase, translated as MKPPRIPPAPPAVTPLHAAFAPTLIAWQRKHGRHDLPWQNTREPYRIWLSEIMLQQTQVSTVVPYYVRFLQRYPDVAALAAAPIDDVMALWAGLGYYSRARNLHRCAQAVVELHGGAFPASPEALAELPGIGRSTAAAIASFAFGARATILDGNVKRVLARVFGVEGFPGDKRVENEMWALAESLLPDAAEQADVTAYTQGLMDLGATLCVRGKPDCARCPFAGDCAAERSGRQRELPAARPKKAVPTRRTWMLVLRDGDAVLLQRRPPTGIWGGLWSLPEADGDAALARRARELGGAALAALAPFTHTFTHFKLEIEPRLAELASAMGGALQAADDETAWVALDKLDAYGVPAPVRKLLDGLSGSLL; from the coding sequence TTGAAACCGCCCCGCATTCCCCCCGCGCCGCCCGCCGTCACGCCGCTTCACGCCGCCTTCGCGCCGACGCTGATCGCATGGCAGCGCAAGCACGGCCGTCACGACCTGCCGTGGCAGAACACGCGCGAACCGTACCGGATCTGGCTGTCGGAGATCATGTTGCAGCAGACGCAGGTGTCGACCGTCGTGCCGTACTACGTGCGCTTTCTCCAGCGCTATCCGGACGTCGCCGCGCTCGCGGCCGCGCCGATCGACGACGTGATGGCGCTCTGGGCCGGGCTCGGCTACTACTCGCGCGCGCGCAATCTGCATCGCTGCGCGCAGGCGGTCGTCGAGCTGCACGGCGGCGCGTTCCCGGCGTCGCCCGAAGCGCTCGCCGAGCTGCCGGGCATCGGCCGGTCGACGGCCGCGGCGATCGCGTCGTTCGCGTTCGGCGCGCGCGCGACGATCCTCGACGGCAACGTGAAGCGGGTGCTCGCGCGCGTATTCGGCGTCGAGGGCTTTCCGGGCGACAAGCGCGTCGAGAACGAGATGTGGGCGCTCGCCGAGTCGCTGCTGCCCGATGCGGCCGAACAGGCCGACGTCACCGCGTACACGCAGGGCTTGATGGATCTCGGCGCGACGCTTTGCGTGCGCGGCAAGCCCGATTGCGCGCGCTGCCCGTTCGCGGGGGACTGCGCCGCCGAGCGAAGCGGGCGGCAACGCGAACTGCCCGCCGCGCGCCCGAAGAAGGCGGTGCCGACGCGCCGTACGTGGATGCTCGTGCTGCGCGACGGCGACGCGGTGCTGTTGCAGCGGCGTCCGCCCACGGGCATCTGGGGCGGTTTGTGGAGTCTGCCCGAAGCGGACGGCGACGCCGCGCTCGCGCGGCGTGCGCGCGAATTAGGCGGCGCGGCGCTCGCGGCACTCGCGCCGTTCACGCATACGTTCACGCACTTCAAGCTCGAGATCGAGCCGAGGCTCGCCGAGCTCGCCAGCGCGATGGGCGGCGCGCTGCAGGCGGCCGACGACGAGACGGCATGGGTTGCGCTCGACAAGCTCGACGCGTACGGCGTGCCGGCCCCGGTGCGCAAGCTGCTCGACGGGTTGAGCGGGTCGTTGCTTTAG
- the mutM gene encoding bifunctional DNA-formamidopyrimidine glycosylase/DNA-(apurinic or apyrimidinic site) lyase translates to MPELPEVEVTRRGIEPFVAGRRVKRVDVRTAMLRWPVPAGFAEMLKSREVLSVERRGKYLLFEVDAGWFIVHLGMTGTLRVLPNDAPPPAPAKHDHVDWIFDEFVLRFRDPRRFGAVLWHPRDAGDVHAHPLLASLGVEPFSAAFTGELLYKRTRGRKVAVKQALLAGDIVVGVGNIYASESLFRAGIRPTAAAGRVSLPRYERLAEAVRATLADAIERGGSTLRDFVGSNGESGYFQLDCFVYDRAGEPCRVCGSPIRQIVQGQRSTYFCPNCQR, encoded by the coding sequence ATGCCAGAGTTGCCGGAAGTCGAGGTTACGCGCCGAGGCATCGAGCCGTTCGTCGCCGGGCGACGCGTGAAGCGCGTCGACGTGCGCACCGCGATGCTGCGCTGGCCCGTGCCCGCGGGCTTCGCCGAGATGCTGAAGTCGCGCGAGGTGCTGAGCGTCGAGCGGCGCGGCAAGTACCTGCTGTTCGAAGTCGACGCCGGATGGTTCATCGTCCATCTCGGCATGACAGGCACGCTGCGCGTGCTGCCGAACGACGCGCCGCCGCCCGCGCCCGCGAAGCACGATCACGTCGACTGGATCTTCGACGAGTTCGTGCTGCGCTTTCGCGATCCGCGACGCTTCGGCGCGGTGCTCTGGCATCCGCGCGACGCGGGCGACGTGCATGCGCATCCGCTTCTCGCGAGCCTCGGCGTCGAGCCGTTCTCGGCCGCGTTTACCGGCGAGCTCCTTTACAAGCGCACGCGCGGGCGCAAGGTGGCCGTCAAGCAGGCGCTGCTCGCGGGCGACATCGTCGTCGGCGTCGGCAACATCTATGCGTCCGAGAGCCTCTTTCGCGCCGGCATCCGGCCGACCGCGGCGGCCGGGCGCGTGTCGCTGCCGCGCTACGAGCGCCTCGCCGAGGCCGTGCGCGCGACGCTCGCCGACGCGATCGAGCGCGGCGGCAGCACGCTGCGCGACTTCGTCGGCAGCAACGGCGAAAGCGGCTACTTCCAGCTCGACTGCTTCGTCTACGATCGCGCGGGCGAGCCGTGCCGGGTGTGCGGCTCGCCGATCCGCCAGATCGTCCAGGGTCAGCGGTCCACTTATTTTTGTCCGAATTGCCAGCGTTGA